Proteins encoded together in one Pseudoalteromonas xiamenensis window:
- the ruvA gene encoding Holliday junction branch migration protein RuvA yields the protein MIGRLSGTLLEKQPPEILIDVNGVGYEVSLPMTCFYELPKLGEAVAVYTHFVVREDAQLLFGFVTKERRSLFRELIKANGVGPKLALAILSGMSAQQFVQCVHNEDASTLVKIPGVGKKTAERLVLEMKDKLKDWGNDLLTPFSDDSILQPLEDPTVANLPEDDAVAALVALGYKLTQAQNAVKKVAVSGMSTEAIIKDALKSMM from the coding sequence ATGATTGGACGTTTGAGCGGTACATTATTAGAAAAGCAACCGCCAGAGATCTTGATTGACGTTAATGGCGTCGGCTACGAAGTATCCTTACCAATGACCTGTTTTTATGAATTACCAAAATTAGGTGAGGCAGTTGCGGTTTATACCCACTTTGTTGTACGTGAAGACGCGCAATTGCTTTTTGGTTTTGTTACTAAAGAGCGGCGTTCGCTGTTTCGTGAGTTGATTAAAGCAAATGGTGTCGGGCCCAAGTTAGCGCTTGCGATATTATCTGGCATGTCAGCCCAGCAGTTTGTCCAATGTGTACATAATGAAGATGCGTCAACGTTAGTTAAGATCCCTGGTGTAGGAAAGAAAACCGCAGAGCGTCTTGTACTCGAAATGAAAGATAAGCTCAAAGATTGGGGTAATGATCTACTAACGCCATTCAGTGATGATTCGATACTGCAACCACTGGAAGATCCAACGGTTGCAAATTTACCAGAAGACGATGCAGTTGCCGCGTTGGTGGCGTTAGGTTATAAACTTACTCAGGCACAAAACGCAGTGAAAAAAGTCGCTGTAAGTGGAATGAGTACAGAAGCGATAATTAAAGACGCGTTAAAGTCGATGATGTGA
- the ruvC gene encoding crossover junction endodeoxyribonuclease RuvC, with product MAIVLGIDPGSRLTGYGVVSYQGNKFQYLGSGCIKVGEFDFPTRLKMIYQGISQLIEQFSPDSFAIEQVFLARNPDSALKLGQARGAAIVAATVQDLPVYEYSARQIKQAVVGTGAAKKEQVQHMVKQLLKLPGTPQADAADALAVAICHAHSEQSLIRLAGSATKTVRGRLRQ from the coding sequence GTGGCTATTGTACTTGGAATTGACCCTGGCTCGAGATTAACAGGTTACGGTGTAGTGTCTTATCAAGGTAATAAGTTTCAATACCTTGGAAGTGGCTGCATCAAAGTAGGTGAGTTTGACTTTCCGACGCGTCTCAAGATGATTTATCAGGGAATAAGTCAACTCATTGAACAGTTTTCCCCTGATTCGTTCGCAATTGAACAAGTATTTTTAGCCAGAAACCCTGATTCAGCTTTGAAGCTCGGGCAGGCTAGAGGTGCAGCGATCGTCGCTGCGACAGTACAAGACCTTCCAGTGTATGAATATTCGGCACGTCAGATAAAGCAGGCGGTGGTAGGAACTGGTGCAGCAAAGAAAGAACAAGTACAACACATGGTAAAACAGCTTTTGAAATTACCTGGTACACCCCAGGCTGATGCTGCTGACGCGTTAGCCGTTGCGATATGCCATGCGCATTCAGAACAAAGTTTGATCCGTTTGGCCGGTAGTGCCACAAAAACGGTTCGAGGTAGATTAAGACAATAA
- the aspS gene encoding aspartate--tRNA ligase, which translates to MRSIYCGKLNKSHVDQQVELCGWINKRRDLGGLIFVDLRDREGIVQVVFDPEVEGLMDKANALRQEFCVQIKGVVRARPDSQVNKDMATGEVEILGTDLTIVNRSEPLPLDFNQQNSEERRLTYRYLDLRRPEMSDRIKLRAKASSFVRRYLDSNEFLDIETPVLTKATPEGARDYLVPSRVHKGSFYALPQSPQLFKQLLMMSGFDRYYQIVKCFRDEDLRADRQPEFTQIDIETSFLTSDQVRAITEKMIREMLLEFKNVDLGQFPVMPYSEAMSRFGSDKPDLRNPLEIVDVADLVRDVEFKVLSAPANDEKGRVAVIKVPGGAVMSRKQIDDYTKFVGIYGAKGLAWLKVNDLAQGVDGIQSPIAKFLTEDVINGLLERTNAQTGDILLFGADKRNVVNEALGALRIKLGLDFELTRLDQWAPLWVVDFPMFEEDDEGNLHAVHHPFTAPKGITAEELEANPANQLSDAYDMVLNGYEVGGGSVRIHNNKMQQAVFRILGINEQEQQDKFGFLLEALKYGTPPHAGLAFGLDRLVMLLCGTDNIRDVIAFPKTTQASCLMTNAPSVANPEALKELAIAVAIASSEDAVE; encoded by the coding sequence ATGCGCTCTATATACTGCGGAAAACTTAATAAATCGCATGTAGACCAACAGGTTGAATTATGTGGTTGGATCAACAAACGTCGTGACCTTGGTGGTCTTATCTTCGTAGATCTTCGCGATCGTGAAGGTATCGTGCAAGTTGTTTTCGATCCAGAAGTTGAAGGATTGATGGATAAAGCAAATGCGCTTCGTCAAGAGTTCTGTGTTCAAATTAAAGGCGTAGTACGCGCGCGTCCAGATAGCCAAGTGAACAAAGACATGGCGACTGGCGAGGTGGAAATCCTTGGTACTGATTTAACAATCGTGAACCGCTCAGAGCCATTACCGCTTGATTTTAACCAGCAAAACTCAGAAGAGCGTCGCTTAACGTATCGTTATTTAGACCTCCGTCGCCCAGAAATGAGCGATCGCATCAAATTGCGTGCAAAAGCGAGCAGCTTCGTACGTCGCTACCTTGATTCGAACGAGTTTCTAGATATTGAAACGCCAGTACTTACGAAAGCAACACCAGAAGGTGCTCGTGATTATTTGGTACCAAGTCGTGTTCACAAAGGTAGTTTTTACGCGTTGCCACAATCACCACAGCTATTTAAGCAATTGCTGATGATGTCCGGTTTCGACCGTTATTATCAAATCGTTAAATGTTTCCGTGATGAAGATTTGCGTGCTGACCGTCAACCAGAGTTTACTCAGATCGATATCGAGACGTCATTTTTGACGTCTGATCAAGTGCGTGCAATTACGGAAAAAATGATCCGTGAAATGTTGCTCGAATTCAAAAACGTGGATCTCGGCCAGTTCCCTGTGATGCCATACAGCGAAGCGATGAGCCGATTTGGCTCAGACAAGCCGGACCTACGTAACCCGTTAGAAATTGTGGATGTCGCAGATTTAGTTAGAGACGTTGAGTTTAAAGTGCTTTCAGCGCCTGCAAATGACGAGAAAGGTCGTGTTGCAGTGATCAAAGTACCTGGTGGTGCTGTAATGTCACGTAAACAAATCGACGACTATACAAAGTTTGTTGGTATTTACGGTGCGAAAGGTCTAGCGTGGTTAAAAGTGAATGACCTCGCACAGGGTGTTGACGGTATTCAATCGCCAATCGCGAAGTTCTTAACGGAAGATGTAATCAATGGGTTGCTTGAGCGTACTAACGCGCAAACAGGTGATATTTTGTTATTTGGCGCAGATAAGCGTAACGTTGTGAATGAAGCGTTAGGCGCATTGCGTATCAAGCTTGGTCTTGATTTTGAATTAACACGTTTAGATCAGTGGGCGCCGCTTTGGGTTGTTGACTTCCCAATGTTTGAGGAAGACGACGAAGGTAACTTGCACGCTGTACACCATCCATTTACAGCGCCAAAAGGCATCACAGCCGAAGAGTTAGAAGCGAATCCGGCAAACCAGCTATCAGACGCGTACGATATGGTGTTGAATGGTTACGAAGTGGGCGGTGGTTCTGTTCGTATTCATAACAACAAAATGCAACAGGCCGTGTTCCGTATTTTGGGCATTAACGAGCAAGAACAACAAGATAAGTTTGGGTTCTTACTTGAAGCGCTCAAATATGGTACTCCACCACATGCGGGCTTAGCATTCGGTCTTGACCGTCTGGTTATGCTACTTTGTGGAACAGATAACATTCGTGACGTGATTGCGTTTCCGAAAACCACGCAAGCTTCTTGTTTGATGACAAACGCACCAAGTGTCGCAAACCCGGAAGCGTTAAAAGAATTAGCCATTGCAGTTGCGATTGCGAGTTCAGAAGACGCTGTAGAGTAA
- a CDS encoding DUF72 domain-containing protein — translation MLYLGCPQWSSNHWKGNCFSKHVKAKDMLHEYAQVFNSVEGNTTFYADPQASTIQNWYDSVPEDFRFTFKLPKRFSHESGLRPDKHALLDWFKLMAPLLPKLGQVMLQLPASVGPQHVDLLFQFIKLIPDEFPLALEVRHPLFFKKGEEERKLNRLLIDQKINRIIMDTRPLFSEAPSTPAIIDAQRKKPRLPVNVIATSTSPIVRFVGCDTRIDNRAFYSPWLDKIRAWLQQGKSPYVFFHTADNIDSPFLARQFIQDLGIEHQVLSPFPAEKEIRQDSLF, via the coding sequence ATGTTGTATTTAGGCTGCCCACAGTGGAGCAGTAATCACTGGAAAGGAAACTGTTTTAGTAAACACGTTAAAGCAAAGGACATGTTGCACGAGTATGCGCAAGTCTTCAATTCCGTAGAAGGAAATACGACGTTTTACGCGGACCCACAAGCGAGTACTATTCAAAACTGGTATGACTCTGTACCCGAAGACTTTCGCTTTACCTTTAAACTACCCAAGCGTTTCAGCCATGAATCTGGGTTGCGACCCGATAAACACGCGCTACTTGATTGGTTTAAACTCATGGCTCCACTTTTGCCAAAACTTGGACAAGTCATGTTGCAACTTCCAGCCAGTGTTGGCCCTCAACATGTTGATTTACTTTTCCAATTTATCAAACTTATTCCTGACGAGTTTCCTCTGGCGCTTGAAGTCAGGCACCCTCTATTTTTTAAAAAGGGTGAAGAGGAGCGGAAACTAAATCGATTACTGATTGACCAAAAAATTAATCGCATCATTATGGATACAAGGCCATTGTTTAGTGAAGCGCCTTCCACACCTGCCATAATCGACGCTCAACGAAAAAAACCGCGTCTTCCTGTAAACGTGATAGCCACGTCAACTTCACCAATTGTTCGATTTGTGGGTTGTGATACGCGTATCGATAATCGCGCATTCTATTCACCGTGGCTTGATAAAATTAGGGCATGGTTACAACAAGGCAAGTCACCGTATGTGTTCTTTCATACAGCCGATAATATCGATTCGCCATTTCTTGCACGCCAGTTCATTCAAGATTTGGGCATAGAACATCAGGTGTTATCGCCCTTTCCCGCAGAAAAAGAGATACGGCAGGACTCGCTGTTTTAG
- a CDS encoding M48 metallopeptidase family protein has protein sequence MSFKQYFLHYPESLQTQIIQLIEHDESLVNYFQNKYPKAHEIKSDKLLFDYSNDFKQRFLKNTPRMDSVAYKKQSDLVKNALGTHTFKRQQHGGKLKAKHHIAIAGQLRTAPEALLRCLVVHELAHFKELDHNKAFYQLCCHMTPDYHQLELDLRLFLVLEQKQLSFYE, from the coding sequence ATGTCTTTCAAGCAGTACTTTTTACACTATCCTGAATCTCTGCAGACGCAAATTATTCAATTAATTGAACATGATGAGAGTCTTGTAAATTACTTTCAAAACAAGTATCCAAAAGCTCACGAAATTAAGAGCGATAAATTGTTGTTTGATTATTCGAACGACTTCAAACAGCGATTTCTAAAAAATACACCGCGAATGGATTCTGTTGCGTATAAAAAACAATCAGATTTAGTTAAAAATGCGCTAGGGACACACACCTTTAAACGCCAACAACATGGCGGGAAACTAAAAGCTAAACACCATATTGCTATTGCAGGTCAACTTCGCACTGCCCCCGAAGCTTTATTACGCTGTTTAGTGGTTCACGAGTTGGCGCACTTCAAAGAGCTTGATCACAACAAAGCATTTTACCAACTATGCTGCCACATGACACCGGACTATCACCAACTTGAACTCGACCTCCGGTTATTTCTAGTCCTTGAGCAAAAACAACTGAGTTTCTACGAATAG
- a CDS encoding DUF3334 family protein: protein MSRSKVITTEDILSTLCHSVTEVLSSASGNSISYSAMVQKITRTCMRPDIGCFVLFDGGFTGLVVTNFTAQAAMEIYQDYMRSMGMPEEEIAQSHLSDDVSNVMGELMNQIVGDFTNKVREQLHTSITQNQPKMMAITKQVQISVDTTMDRPQARRVTFTTQNQNIFYLELAMDKTEFIKLHDFDIAESVDPDTIIANQAKKNQDKKSKAASNDVEDSADDDFMAELGL from the coding sequence ATGTCGAGAAGCAAAGTGATCACCACAGAAGATATTCTTTCAACGTTATGCCACTCAGTGACTGAGGTTTTGTCCTCTGCATCCGGTAATTCGATTAGCTACTCAGCGATGGTACAGAAAATCACTCGCACATGTATGCGTCCAGATATCGGTTGCTTCGTATTATTCGACGGTGGCTTTACAGGACTCGTTGTAACAAACTTTACCGCTCAAGCTGCAATGGAGATTTATCAGGACTACATGCGCAGCATGGGTATGCCAGAGGAAGAAATTGCACAGAGCCATTTGTCAGACGACGTGTCTAACGTGATGGGTGAATTGATGAACCAGATCGTCGGTGATTTTACAAATAAAGTTCGCGAACAGTTACATACGTCTATTACGCAAAACCAACCCAAAATGATGGCGATTACTAAACAAGTTCAGATTTCGGTTGATACAACCATGGACAGACCACAAGCTCGCCGCGTGACGTTTACGACGCAAAACCAAAACATTTTCTATTTAGAACTTGCAATGGATAAAACGGAATTTATAAAACTACATGATTTTGACATTGCAGAATCGGTAGACCCAGATACTATCATCGCGAACCAAGCGAAAAAGAATCAAGATAAAAAGTCAAAAGCGGCAAGCAATGATGTGGAAGATTCCGCTGATGATGACTTTATGGCAGAACTTGGGCTTTAA
- the cmoA gene encoding carboxy-S-adenosyl-L-methionine synthase CmoA produces the protein MTGKDSIYAHEQTVKDFTFDQHVVEVFPDMIQRSVPGYATIVSTMGKLAGMYAQSNSNLYDLGCSLGAVTLSMRRNIAKENCKIIAIDNSEAMVERCKLHLQGFRSDVPVQVELGDINDVAISNASVVAMNFTLQFIAPEQRVELLKKIYDALKPGGVLLLSEKIRGEDGFNDNLLIDLHHDFKRANGYSELEISQKRTAIENVMITDKLSAHHERLTSIGFKQVQVWYQCFNFCSLVAVK, from the coding sequence GTGACCGGCAAAGACAGTATTTATGCCCACGAGCAGACTGTAAAAGACTTCACTTTCGACCAACACGTCGTTGAAGTGTTCCCAGATATGATCCAACGTTCAGTACCTGGCTACGCAACGATTGTCAGCACGATGGGCAAACTTGCAGGTATGTACGCCCAAAGTAACTCCAATCTTTACGACCTTGGGTGTTCACTCGGTGCAGTAACGTTGAGTATGCGACGTAATATTGCAAAAGAAAATTGCAAGATTATTGCAATCGACAACTCAGAAGCAATGGTTGAACGTTGTAAACTCCATCTGCAGGGGTTTCGTTCAGATGTCCCTGTTCAAGTCGAGCTTGGCGATATAAATGACGTTGCAATAAGTAACGCCAGCGTGGTCGCCATGAACTTTACGCTGCAATTTATTGCCCCAGAACAACGTGTTGAGCTGCTTAAGAAGATATATGACGCATTAAAGCCTGGTGGTGTATTGTTGTTGAGTGAGAAAATTCGTGGTGAAGACGGTTTTAATGACAACCTACTGATTGATTTACATCATGACTTCAAACGTGCCAATGGCTATTCAGAACTAGAAATAAGCCAAAAACGCACGGCAATCGAAAACGTGATGATCACGGATAAACTCAGTGCACATCACGAACGCCTAACGTCGATTGGCTTTAAACAAGTCCAAGTTTGGTATCAATGTTTTAATTTCTGCTCATTAGTTGCAGTTAAGTAA
- the cmoB gene encoding tRNA 5-methoxyuridine(34)/uridine 5-oxyacetic acid(34) synthase CmoB codes for MQDWFNDFYAAIAKTSLSHWLNTLPSQLTHWKNEAQHGEWPQWEKVLKNLPVTSTKHVNVNDKVEIGLAEEISDGQQKQLTHLLTRLMPWRKGPFFLHGIHIDTEWRSDWKWDRVLPHVSPLKGRQVLDIGCGSGYHLWRMRGEGAELVVGIDPSDLFLAQFQTIKHFNQDPQVHFLPLGVEQLPELKAFDTVFSMGVLYHRRSPIDFLAQLKAQLRKEGELVLETLVVEGDAHTVLVPTDRYAKMRNVWYIPSCDALTLWLERVGFKNVRVVNKDVTSLDEQRSTDWMQTESLKDFLDPSDHTKTIEGYPAPLRAVFIAEA; via the coding sequence ATGCAAGATTGGTTTAACGACTTTTATGCTGCAATCGCAAAAACATCATTATCGCATTGGCTAAATACGTTACCTAGCCAATTGACCCACTGGAAAAATGAAGCCCAACATGGCGAATGGCCACAATGGGAAAAAGTGCTAAAAAATCTTCCAGTGACGAGCACGAAGCATGTAAATGTGAACGATAAAGTTGAGATTGGCCTCGCCGAGGAAATTTCTGACGGCCAACAAAAGCAACTCACCCATTTATTGACACGTTTAATGCCATGGCGCAAAGGTCCTTTCTTTTTGCACGGTATTCACATTGATACTGAATGGCGCAGTGATTGGAAATGGGATCGTGTATTACCACATGTTAGTCCGCTCAAAGGTCGCCAAGTATTAGATATTGGTTGCGGCTCTGGTTATCACCTATGGCGAATGCGCGGAGAAGGTGCTGAACTCGTCGTCGGTATCGATCCGTCTGATTTATTTTTAGCACAGTTCCAAACGATTAAACATTTTAACCAAGACCCTCAGGTTCACTTCTTGCCGCTTGGTGTAGAACAATTACCTGAGCTTAAAGCCTTTGACACGGTATTCTCCATGGGTGTGTTATACCATCGTCGATCACCAATCGACTTTTTGGCACAATTAAAAGCTCAGCTAAGAAAAGAGGGTGAATTGGTACTCGAAACCTTAGTGGTAGAAGGCGATGCGCACACCGTATTGGTCCCAACCGATCGCTATGCCAAAATGCGAAATGTGTGGTACATCCCAAGTTGCGATGCATTAACATTGTGGTTAGAGCGCGTTGGTTTCAAAAATGTTCGCGTCGTCAACAAAGATGTGACATCTCTTGATGAGCAACGCAGTACAGATTGGATGCAAACAGAGTCTCTCAAAGACTTCCTCGATCCAAGTGACCACACTAAAACCATCGAAGGCTACCCTGCTCCACTACGTGCAGTATTTATAGCAGAGGCGTAA
- a CDS encoding helix-turn-helix domain-containing protein: MTFGQYIKQLRTDKAYSQPELALKMNVEQSYLSKLENDKSVPSNDVFRKLLAALDMDITVFMQGIENCGFRHELHQIPDIEMWSRAHSTRQQLSKKQWLSAAIASIAIGGALLFSGYEKIFFSETQYEYVSDGILLDGEPLQVFTHWRTLVVPFEENGHIEKVDQYRRQFAQRLDPKSKLLFAYRGESFVETDEQGRRYYVEETKKQKQVARTENAWMQFIGVLFIIAGSAMGVLQRAWFKP, from the coding sequence ATGACCTTCGGCCAATACATAAAACAATTGAGAACTGACAAAGCATACAGCCAACCGGAACTCGCACTGAAAATGAATGTTGAACAAAGTTATTTATCAAAGTTAGAAAACGATAAATCCGTTCCATCCAATGATGTCTTTCGCAAGCTCCTCGCTGCATTAGATATGGACATCACCGTATTTATGCAAGGAATAGAAAACTGTGGTTTTAGACACGAACTGCATCAAATCCCAGACATTGAGATGTGGTCACGAGCTCACTCAACTAGACAACAGCTTTCAAAAAAACAGTGGCTAAGTGCAGCAATTGCGTCTATCGCGATTGGTGGCGCCTTGTTATTTAGCGGTTATGAAAAGATCTTTTTCTCTGAAACGCAATATGAATATGTCTCTGACGGGATATTACTCGATGGGGAACCATTACAGGTATTTACCCACTGGAGAACGCTTGTCGTCCCTTTCGAAGAAAACGGCCACATTGAAAAAGTAGACCAATATCGCAGACAATTCGCACAGCGCCTAGATCCCAAGTCAAAATTGCTATTCGCCTACCGTGGTGAAAGTTTTGTTGAAACCGATGAGCAAGGTCGCCGTTATTACGTGGAGGAAACCAAAAAACAAAAACAAGTAGCTCGTACTGAGAACGCTTGGATGCAGTTTATTGGCGTACTTTTTATAATTGCAGGCAGTGCTATGGGCGTATTGCAAAGAGCTTGGTTTAAACCATAA
- a CDS encoding S8 family serine peptidase: protein MMTNKNNKHVLFAVTALSMAVSASIQAQTNGEFVKENLTVASVKSPLPKRFIVKYKDQVSSLGKNAQGAMAKVADLKMATLGIKNGHFKSDLNLFVAELDATQLSKLQNDSAVEYVEEDLPRRLMAQSQPYGISMVQADQVDDSVASAAAGGKKICIIDSGLDLPHEDMGAKGGTISGTNDSGTGNWYDNGGPHGTHVAGTIAALNNGIGVRGVIGTDPSMHIIKVFNAEGWGYSSDLVSAINKCKAAGADVVNMSLGGAGSSTTEKNGIQAAADAGMLLIAAAGNDGDATKTTDVMSYPASYDSVMSVAAVDSNKELADFSQKNSQVEIAAPGVDVYSTYPEGDGSVVELKVGSSSFESNAMENQGSAMAALYNLATGESVDGGASGKICLIQRGNISFHDKVKNCQDSGGVGAIIYNNAAGSFGGTLGDTNATSIPAVTVSDTDGATLLGQIGMSATLNIGPGNYGKMSGTSMASPHVAGVAALVWSHHPSCTASEIRTVLTATAQDLGAAGRDVKFGYGLVQTKAAIDYITANGCSGDVTPPPTTGSELENGVAKSGLAGAKNEELLFTFTVPQGATNVKVAMSGGTGDADLYVKFGSAPTTSSYDCRPYESGNNESCSLTQSGGVYHVMLKGYSAFAGINLVASFDEDTGTNPGTAQPINETISDVAVSRRAWKRYTVDLADGYADLNIAMSGGTGDADLYVTHGAQSTTSNYDCRPYKNGNTESCSFTNPQSGTWYIDIYGYSASSGITLNVTATPK from the coding sequence ATGATGACTAATAAAAATAACAAACACGTACTATTCGCCGTTACAGCACTTTCTATGGCTGTATCAGCGTCAATTCAAGCACAAACAAATGGTGAATTTGTAAAAGAGAATTTAACAGTTGCTTCTGTTAAGTCTCCTTTACCAAAGCGCTTCATTGTTAAATACAAAGACCAAGTGTCTTCACTAGGTAAAAATGCGCAAGGAGCGATGGCAAAGGTAGCTGATTTAAAAATGGCAACTCTTGGCATCAAAAATGGACATTTCAAATCAGATTTAAACCTATTTGTAGCTGAGCTTGATGCAACGCAATTGTCAAAATTACAAAATGACAGTGCCGTTGAGTACGTAGAAGAAGATTTACCACGCCGTTTAATGGCGCAAAGTCAGCCGTACGGCATCAGCATGGTTCAAGCGGACCAAGTTGACGACAGCGTTGCTTCAGCTGCTGCAGGTGGTAAGAAAATTTGTATCATCGATTCAGGCCTAGATCTTCCTCATGAAGACATGGGTGCGAAAGGTGGTACAATTTCAGGTACTAATGATAGCGGTACAGGTAACTGGTATGACAACGGCGGCCCACACGGTACACACGTTGCTGGTACTATTGCCGCACTAAATAACGGTATTGGCGTACGTGGTGTCATTGGTACTGACCCATCAATGCACATCATTAAAGTGTTTAACGCAGAAGGCTGGGGTTACTCATCTGATTTAGTATCGGCAATCAACAAATGTAAAGCTGCAGGCGCCGATGTTGTTAACATGAGTCTTGGTGGTGCGGGTTCAAGCACAACAGAGAAAAACGGAATTCAAGCGGCTGCAGATGCTGGTATGCTACTAATCGCTGCAGCTGGTAACGATGGCGATGCAACGAAAACAACAGATGTGATGAGCTACCCAGCATCATATGACTCTGTTATGTCTGTAGCTGCAGTCGACAGCAATAAAGAACTTGCTGACTTCTCTCAAAAGAACTCACAAGTAGAAATCGCAGCACCGGGTGTTGATGTATATTCAACCTACCCAGAAGGCGATGGCTCTGTTGTTGAATTGAAAGTTGGTTCTTCGTCATTTGAATCAAATGCGATGGAAAACCAAGGTTCTGCAATGGCTGCGCTGTACAACTTGGCGACAGGTGAATCTGTGGACGGCGGTGCTAGCGGCAAAATCTGTTTAATTCAACGTGGTAATATCTCATTCCACGACAAAGTTAAAAACTGTCAAGATAGCGGTGGTGTTGGCGCGATTATCTATAACAACGCAGCGGGTAGCTTCGGTGGTACTTTAGGTGATACAAACGCGACGTCTATTCCTGCAGTTACGGTTTCTGATACAGATGGTGCAACACTACTTGGTCAAATCGGTATGTCTGCAACATTGAACATTGGTCCAGGTAACTATGGAAAGATGAGTGGTACATCGATGGCCTCTCCGCACGTTGCGGGTGTTGCAGCACTTGTGTGGAGCCACCACCCAAGCTGTACAGCGTCTGAAATTCGCACTGTGCTAACAGCTACGGCGCAAGACTTAGGTGCTGCAGGCCGAGATGTTAAATTTGGTTATGGTTTAGTACAAACTAAAGCTGCGATCGATTACATCACTGCAAACGGCTGCTCTGGTGATGTTACACCTCCACCAACAACGGGTTCTGAACTTGAAAATGGCGTAGCTAAATCAGGTCTAGCTGGTGCGAAGAACGAAGAACTGCTGTTTACGTTTACAGTACCTCAAGGTGCAACTAACGTAAAAGTAGCAATGTCAGGTGGCACAGGTGACGCGGATCTTTATGTTAAATTTGGTTCTGCACCTACAACGTCTAGTTACGATTGTCGTCCATACGAAAGTGGTAACAACGAGTCTTGTTCACTTACTCAGTCAGGTGGTGTTTACCACGTGATGTTAAAGGGCTACAGTGCATTCGCTGGTATTAATCTAGTTGCAAGTTTTGATGAAGACACAGGCACTAACCCAGGTACAGCTCAACCAATTAACGAAACAATTAGCGATGTGGCGGTAAGTCGTCGCGCTTGGAAACGTTACACTGTTGACTTAGCGGATGGTTACGCTGACCTTAACATCGCAATGTCTGGTGGTACAGGCGACGCGGATCTATATGTAACGCACGGTGCACAATCTACAACGTCTAACTACGACTGTCGTCCATACAAAAACGGCAACACAGAGTCTTGTAGCTTCACTAACCCACAATCAGGTACATGGTACATTGATATCTATGGTTACAGCGCATCAAGCGGCATTACACTCAACGTGACTGCAACACCAAAATAA